Proteins co-encoded in one Listeria ivanovii subsp. ivanovii genomic window:
- a CDS encoding GntR family transcriptional regulator, which translates to MPKIAKGDRLESVAFEYIKNKITTGEYPTGYRVVEAKLSQELNMSRTPIRRAIINLCHSGFLVHQYNRGAFVQNTEINITEFFSRMKLVELLVYESTEKLVLREDYIVVDDIINIAEKVIYYEKNREYELMRGAFEDFISIFIGKLNNDYFNRVIQDLWNEVHDNATNEVKLIVVSASDRISEELSNMIEILKSWNYTQLKECFQHIMNAMILIAF; encoded by the coding sequence ATGCCAAAAATCGCAAAAGGTGATCGGTTGGAGAGTGTTGCTTTTGAGTACATTAAAAATAAAATCACAACTGGAGAATATCCAACGGGGTATCGGGTAGTAGAGGCAAAATTATCCCAAGAACTAAATATGAGCAGAACACCAATTAGGCGAGCTATTATCAATCTATGCCACTCTGGGTTTTTAGTGCATCAGTATAATCGGGGAGCTTTTGTTCAAAATACAGAAATAAATATAACGGAATTTTTTTCACGAATGAAGTTAGTGGAACTTTTAGTATATGAAAGTACGGAGAAGTTAGTTTTGCGTGAAGATTATATTGTAGTGGATGACATTATTAATATTGCGGAAAAAGTGATTTATTATGAGAAGAATAGAGAATATGAATTAATGCGTGGTGCTTTTGAAGATTTCATTAGTATTTTTATTGGGAAATTAAATAATGATTATTTTAATCGGGTTATCCAAGACTTATGGAATGAAGTGCACGATAACGCAACAAATGAAGTGAAACTAATTGTTGTGTCGGCAAGTGATAGGATTTCAGAAGAATTATCCAATATGATTGAAATTCTAAAATCATGGAATTATACACAACTTAAAGAATGCTTTCAACATATTATGAATGCAATGATTTTAATTGCTTTTTAA
- a CDS encoding ABC transporter ATP-binding protein — protein sequence MIQLVNIFKSYQMGDNKVNALDDVSFCIDSGEFIAIIGPSGSGKSTLMNILGILDKASLGKYYLKKTNLTKLSPKKVAKIRNEMIGFVFQQFNLLPRLTAFENVELPLIYRGVDKAVRRRKVLRSLERVGLLDMQKHLPTQLSGGQQQRVAIARAITGNPEILLADEPTGALDSKTGEEVMALLKEIHQEGNTLIIITHDINIAKQAERILEIKDGKLREWNEK from the coding sequence ATGATACAGCTAGTTAATATTTTCAAGTCATACCAAATGGGAGACAACAAAGTAAACGCATTAGATGATGTGTCTTTTTGTATAGATTCAGGAGAGTTTATTGCAATTATCGGTCCTTCTGGTTCAGGAAAATCTACATTAATGAATATTCTTGGCATACTAGATAAGGCGAGTTTAGGAAAATATTATTTAAAAAAGACAAATTTAACAAAATTATCGCCAAAAAAAGTAGCGAAAATTAGAAATGAAATGATTGGATTTGTTTTTCAGCAATTTAATTTATTGCCAAGACTTACCGCATTTGAAAATGTTGAATTACCGCTAATCTATCGAGGTGTCGACAAAGCTGTGCGAAGACGAAAAGTCTTGAGAAGTTTAGAGCGAGTGGGTTTGTTAGATATGCAAAAACACTTACCGACACAACTATCGGGCGGACAACAGCAACGTGTCGCGATAGCCAGAGCGATTACAGGAAATCCAGAAATTTTATTAGCAGATGAACCAACAGGAGCTTTAGATTCCAAAACAGGTGAAGAAGTGATGGCTTTACTAAAAGAAATTCATCAGGAAGGTAACACGCTAATTATAATTACTCACGACATAAATATTGCTAAACAAGCAGAACGAATATTAGAAATAAAAGATGGAAAACTCCGTGAATGGAATGAGAAATGA
- a CDS encoding efflux RND transporter periplasmic adaptor subunit: MKKISWLIIILIIIAGSVGYYFIKEDEKKVPQAVNYKTVKAEKADLRVYVSAEGHVVKIANKWPDYKDFAVQIMVDELEINQIKEKQTAEVHIEAVEDTVYKGKVAEINDKGVINGSVTSYAVTIDLDNEASLKENMSVSADVLVALEKNALITPIEAVHTDKTDKTYAYIIGEDKQKKKIWIETGKHNTKSIQVLKGLEEGQPVIIP; this comes from the coding sequence TTGAAAAAAATAAGCTGGTTAATTATTATACTGATTATCATTGCTGGATCAGTAGGCTATTATTTTATAAAAGAAGACGAAAAAAAGGTTCCACAAGCAGTCAACTATAAAACAGTGAAGGCAGAAAAAGCAGATTTACGCGTATATGTTTCTGCGGAAGGCCATGTCGTAAAAATAGCTAATAAATGGCCGGACTATAAAGATTTTGCTGTTCAAATTATGGTTGATGAGCTAGAAATAAATCAAATAAAGGAGAAACAAACAGCCGAAGTACATATCGAAGCAGTAGAAGACACCGTATACAAAGGTAAAGTTGCAGAAATAAATGATAAAGGTGTGATAAATGGATCAGTTACTTCTTATGCAGTCACAATAGATTTAGATAATGAAGCGAGTCTAAAAGAAAACATGTCCGTCAGTGCAGATGTGCTCGTAGCCTTAGAGAAAAACGCACTGATTACCCCAATTGAAGCAGTACATACCGACAAAACAGACAAAACATATGCGTATATCATTGGCGAAGATAAGCAAAAAAAGAAAATATGGATTGAAACAGGTAAACATAACACTAAGTCCATCCAAGTATTAAAAGGTCTTGAAGAAGGGCAGCCTGTGATTATTCCTTAG
- a CDS encoding immunoglobulin-like domain-containing protein has translation MKKIIALLATLALSSMVVFNFIPGVVASAANTAEKNLTYKDLKSGTYFVGYEDVQLEKGKSYKYSVGCEANVDMTMTNTVTGQSAKSGLFMPNSSGAEVNNNDVTRTTRNVVDTADANKKVFVHTFEFTANENIKADIGVFLTAGSVIPTAPETTVIWKNVLVVNETPQATPPVINATDKTIKQGDAFNPLNEVTATDAKDGDITKDVKVTTNAVDTNKAGVYDIEYSVTNSSKLTTTKGIKVTVEEVALTANTAPVIHAKDQTIKDGDAFDALKGVTATDKEDGDLTAKIKITKDTVKNSEKGVYQVTYTVSDSGNLSASLTIKITVTQDGKLIIEPAKPSEPTEPSNGPNNAKKPTENPLKSQKPSNVTKTTEADVKAKKIPKTGDNSMIWIVLSGLGLAAIGITTYRKKTTR, from the coding sequence ATGAAAAAAATAATCGCATTATTAGCAACACTTGCTCTTTCATCAATGGTTGTTTTTAATTTTATTCCAGGAGTTGTTGCCAGTGCAGCAAATACGGCAGAGAAAAATTTAACATATAAAGACCTAAAAAGCGGCACTTATTTTGTTGGTTATGAAGATGTACAACTTGAAAAAGGCAAATCTTACAAATATTCAGTAGGGTGTGAAGCAAATGTTGATATGACAATGACAAATACGGTTACCGGTCAATCAGCAAAATCAGGTTTATTTATGCCGAATTCTTCCGGTGCTGAAGTTAATAACAATGATGTAACTCGCACAACTCGTAATGTAGTAGATACTGCAGATGCAAACAAAAAAGTTTTCGTGCATACTTTTGAATTTACAGCAAATGAAAATATTAAAGCAGATATCGGTGTGTTTTTAACAGCAGGTTCCGTTATTCCAACAGCTCCAGAGACTACTGTTATTTGGAAAAATGTATTAGTGGTTAACGAGACACCTCAAGCAACTCCGCCTGTAATTAATGCAACAGACAAAACAATAAAACAAGGCGATGCTTTTAATCCACTTAATGAAGTAACTGCAACAGACGCAAAAGATGGCGACATTACAAAAGATGTTAAAGTAACAACAAATGCCGTAGATACAAATAAGGCAGGCGTATATGACATCGAATATAGTGTTACAAATTCAAGCAAGCTTACAACAACTAAAGGCATTAAAGTGACAGTAGAAGAAGTAGCTTTAACAGCCAATACAGCACCAGTCATTCATGCTAAAGACCAAACTATCAAAGATGGCGATGCGTTCGATGCTTTAAAAGGTGTTACAGCAACGGATAAAGAAGATGGTGACTTAACAGCTAAAATTAAAATTACAAAAGATACAGTGAAAAATTCAGAAAAAGGTGTTTACCAAGTCACTTACACAGTATCAGACTCTGGAAATTTGTCGGCATCACTGACAATTAAAATAACTGTCACCCAAGATGGAAAACTGATTATCGAGCCAGCTAAACCGTCTGAACCAACTGAACCATCTAATGGACCGAATAATGCTAAAAAACCTACAGAAAATCCATTAAAATCTCAAAAGCCTTCAAATGTAACAAAAACGACGGAGGCAGATGTAAAAGCGAAAAAAATACCAAAAACAGGAGATAACTCCATGATTTGGATAGTTCTTTCTGGGCTAGGCTTAGCTGCAATTGGTATAACTACTTACCGAAAAAAAACAACTAGATAA